A single Dreissena polymorpha isolate Duluth1 chromosome 14, UMN_Dpol_1.0, whole genome shotgun sequence DNA region contains:
- the LOC127858369 gene encoding uncharacterized protein LOC127858369 isoform X8 → MGWIKTNVALLIAFIAGILFYTVFVQQRTELSLQTILRAPEVVAHETTTFVEDVETYEIPLAKELERLSSTDQMNIYWTYINRLQVLCKDVIRVGSLKDGGKEICVDKPYKPKAPCVVYSFGINYQFDFDYATVDLFGCDVYAFDPSMNRSTSRITEHIKFYKWGLGGEDTVNNYGWPIKTLSSIRKELGHTDKPIDLLKIDIEGDEWHAIPQMIASGALDDVKQISMETHFLSERPSSPKNWGSIPLPGHLQLSALRQLYDAGYRIFMRERNMWSHQQWPSIRGFITNVNEISLIRPVKK, encoded by the exons ATGGGCTGGATAAAAACAAACGTTGCTTTGTTGATTGCTTTTATAGCTGGAATTCTTTTTTACACCGTGTTTGTTCAGCAAAGAACGGAATTATCGTTACAGACTATACTGCGA GCTCCGGAAGTTGTTGCCCACGAGACTACGACTTTTGTAGAGGATGTTGAGACGTATGAAATACCATTGGCAAAAGAGCTGGAGAGACTTTCATCTACAGATCAGATGAATATTTATTGGAC GTACATAAACCGGCTACAGGTTCTTTGCAAGGACGTTATCAGAGTCGGCAGTCTCAAGGACGGAGGCAAGGAAATATGCGTTGACAAACCGTACAAACCAAAGGCGCCTTGTgtcgtgtattcattcgg CATCAATTATCAGTTTGATTTCGATTATGCCACGGTGGACTTGTTTGGCTGTGATGTGTACGCGTTCGATCCCAG CATGAACAGAAGTACGTCGAGAATTACGGAGCACATTAAGTTTTACAAATGGGGCTTGGGTGGAGAAGATACGGTTAACAACTATGgctggccaatcaaaacactGTCTTCAATACGAAAGGAGCTTGGCCATACTGAT AAACCTATCGATCTTCTAAAAATAGACATCGAAGGCGATGAGTGGCATGCTATTCCTCAAATGATCGCATCGGGAGCGCTAGATGACGTCAAGCAAATCTCTATGGAAACGCATTTCCTTTCTGAGCGACCATCATCACCGAAAAACTGGGGCAGCATTCCGCTTCCCGGTCATTTGCAGTTATCAGCCCTTAGACAGTTATACGATGCGGGATACAGAATTTTTATGCGGGAAAGGAACATGTGGTCTCATCAACAGTGGCCTTCGATAAGAGGATTTATTACAAATGTCAACGAAATTTCATTGATAAGGCCGGTAAAAAAATAG